The DNA segment CGATCGGCGGCTGAACCACCGCGCCGAGGTCGTCGCCGGTGTCGAGGCGGATGCCGCGTCCCGCCTGCTGCTCGATTTCTTCGAGGATCCCGCGCGGCGACCGCGCCCGGCCTGACGCGGCGCCCGGGCGGGACGAGTCGGCCCGGGCGTCATCCGCTGCGGGCCCGGCGTCAGGCGATCGCGATCGACAGCCCGCCGACCACGGCGTACGCCGCCCCGGCGAGCAGGATGACCGCGAGCGCCCGCCACCCGGCACGGCCGCGCCCGGCGAGGAACCCGCCGAGGGCCCAGAGCGTGCAGAAGTACACGAGGCTGAACAGGTCGTCCTCCTGCGGGTCCTCGAACGTGCCGCCGCTCGCACGCCAGACCACGGTGGCAGCGAGGCCGACGAGCGCTGCGACGGTGATCACGCCGAGCATCAGCCGGAGGCTGCGCGCGGGGCGGTCGGCATCGGTCGAGCCTCCCCGGAGCACGTCGCGCCCCTCCGGGTGCAGCCAGACGAAGACGGCCGCGACGAGGCCGATCCACACGACCGAGAACACCAGGGTGGACAGCACGTCGTCGTGCCCCTGGATCAGGGCGGACAGCCACGAGAACCCGCCGGTCAGCGCAAGGGCCGATGCCAGCCACGCCGCCAGGCCCGATGAACCCCGGGGGCGCACGGCCAGCACGAGCGCTGCCGCGGCGACGGCGACGAAGATCGCGCCGGCCGCTCCGTCCGCCAGTCGGTGCAGCTCGGGCGTGCGCTCCCACCCGTGGTCGACGTCGTCCGGGAGCACGACCCAGGGTGCGAGCACCCCGCGCCAGGCGCCGAACCCGACGAGGTGGAGGAGCGCGATGAGGACCATCAGGATCCGGAAGACCACGAGACGGATGCCGCGACCGCGACCGCTCGGCTTCGTCTCGTGTTCGCGCACGGTCTCGGTCATGTCGATTCCCTTCGTCGGCGGCGCCTCGTGCGCCGGTCGTCGTCATGCTGGCGCGCCCGGCGCGCCCGAGCCCAGTGCTCCCGGGCCCGACCATGCCCGTCGCCGGGCGACCGTTCGGGCGGATCGCCCGCGAGCCCGGGACGCGCGTCTCTGGTGGTCGACGTCGTGGCCGGAGAAGATGAGTGCATGGCCAGGCGGAGGTGGGGGCTCGGGATCGCGACCGTCGTCGTGCTCGTGCTCACCGTCGTGGCCGTCGCCGGCGAGGTCACGGTGCTGGCGCGCGACGGCGCGGACGTCGTCGCCGGTGCGGCTGCCGTCGCGCTCGCGCTCGTGGGCGCGGCCTGGTTCGCGGTGGGTGCCTACCTGGTCGCGAAGCGGCCCGGGCACCCGCTCGGCTGGATCTTCGCCGGGGTCGGACTCGGCACGCAGGCGGGCGTCGCCGGCGAGATCGCAGGCCGGGCCGGGTGGTTGGAGTGGACCGGATCGCCCGTCGGCATCGTGGTCGACGGGCTGGGGGGACTCGGCATCTTCCTGCTCATCGGCCTCCTCCCGGTGCTGTACCCCACGGGAACCATCTCCGGTCGGGTGCCCGGGGCCGTGGCCTCGCTCACCGCGGTGGGCGCGCTGCTCGCCCAGCTGCAGGTGCTGCACGCGCGGGTCGACCCGCAGGTCACCTGGCCGTTCGGGCCTCCGCCGTCGGACGCGCAGCCCTGGTGGGCGTTGTGGCTGCCCTGGCTGCTCTTCGGCTCCGGCGTGCTCGGAGGCTGGGCGCTGTGCGTCGTCCGGCTCGCGCGGGCGCGGCACCCGCTCCGCCAGCAGTTGGCGTGGCTGCTCGTCGCGGTCGTGTCCGTCCTGGTCACCGCGGCGCTCGGCGACTCCGCGGTCGCGATGGCACTCCAGGCGTCGGCGCTGCTGCTCCTGCCCGTCGCGATCGCCGTCGGGATCGTCCGGTATCGGCTGCTGGACATCGAGACCGCCGTGCCGCGCGCGATCACCGCAGGGGTCATGACCGTCGCGATCGCGGGGGTGTACCTCGTCGCGACCGCGATCTCCGGCGTCGGGCTCACCGGTTCGACGTTGCCGTCCGTGATCGCGGCCGCGGTCGTCGCGGCAGTGCTGCTCCCGCTGCACTCGCGCGTGCGGCGCGCGGTCGACCTGTTCGTGTACGGCAAGCGGGCCGACCCGGTGCGTGCCGTGGCGGACCTCGGCGCCGCCGTCGCGTCGGGCGAGGGCGAGCTGCTGAGCGCGGTCGTCCGGGAAGTCGCCGCGACGTTCCGTGCAGAAGGGGCGCGCATCCGCGTCGGCGCGGGTGAGGTCGTCGCGTCGACCGGCGACATGGATGCCACGGCCGCCCTGGCGGTGGACCTCTCGATCGGTGGGGCCGTGATCGGCCGGCTCGAGCTCCTCGCCCCGGCGCGCGGCGGGAGCTACTCGCGCGCCGACACGGCCATGCTCGAGGCGATGGCGGGGACGGTGGCGCTCGGCGTCCGGGCCGCGGGCCTGGCGGACGAACTCGAGGGACAGCGCGACGCCGTGGTCGAGGCATCCGCCGTCGCCCGCGACCGGGTGCGCCGCGACCTGCACGACGGACTCGGCCCCTCGCTCACCGGCCTGAGGCTCGGGCTGCAGGCACTCGTCGACGCGCACGCGACGGGAGACGACGAGCGCGCCGTCGCGATCACCGCCGTGCTCCGCGACGAGTCGGAGCGCGCCGTCGCGGAGGTTCGGCGCGTCATCGACGACCTCCGGCCGGCCGACCTCGATGAGGGCGACCTCGCGTCCGCCCTGCGCCGTCGGTTCTCGCAGACGCACGGCGCCGCGCCGGTGACGGTCGATGCCGGGGAGCTGCCGTCGCTGCCGCCTCGAGTGGAGGACGGCATCTTCCGGGTCGTCGCCGAGGCCGTCGCGAACGCCCACAAGCATGCGGGAGCGGGAGCGGTCCTCGTGGAGATCGGGCAGGCGGATGGAGCGGTGACGGCGCGCGTGAGCGACGACGGAAGCGGAATGCCGGCCGGTCCGGCCGCCGGGGTGGGGCTCGCGTCGATGCGAGCCCGGGCGGACGAGCTCGGCGGGGCCCTCGACATCCGATCGTCCGCCGCCGGCACCGTGATCACCCTCACGCTGCCCCACCCCGTGGACGCGGGCCTGCCCGGAGCGAAGCGATGACCGTGCGGGTCGTGATCGCGGACGACCACCCCATGTACCGGTTCGGGCTGCGTGCGGCGCTGGAAGCGCTGGGCGACGTCGATGTCGTCGGCGAGGCGTCGGACGGTGCCGAGCTGGTCGGGCTCGTCGCCGACCGCGCACCCGACGTCGCGTTGACCGACCTCGCCATGCCGGGAACCGACGGCGTCTCGGCGGTCGCCGAGATCAGCGCCCGGTTCCCCGGAACGCGCACCCTCGTGCTGACCATGGACGCCGGAGACGACGCCATCCTGGCCGCGCTCCGCGCGGGCGCGAGCGGCTACCTTCTCAAGGACGCCGAACGGGACGAGATCGCGAGGGCGATCCGCGTCGTCGCGACGGGGGGCACCGTGTTCTCCGGCGAGGTCGGCGCGAGACTGGTGCAGCATGCATCCGCTCCGAACCGAGAGCGCACCCGCCCGTTCCCCGAACTCACCGAACGCGAGACCGAGATCCTCGCCCACATCGCGGCGGGTCGGTCCAACCGCGACATCGCCGTCTCGCTCTTCCTCGCGGAGAAGACGGTGCGCAACAACGTGGCGATGATCCTCGCGAAGCTGCACCTGCGCGACCGTGCGGCGGCGGTGGCCGCCGCGCGCGACCACGGGCTGGGCGCCGGCCGCTGACCGAACGGCGCGGGGCCTCCGCCTCAGCCCCAGTGCGCGTTCGTGCCCGGGCTCAGCCGGCCCGGGGCAGCGTCCGCCGCGTCGCGAGCCCATCCACGAAGTCGCCCAGGATCGCCGCGGACGCCGCAGCAGCTCCCGGCCCGCACGAGGCCTGCAGCTCGCGCATGCCCTCGACCGAGAGGCCGTGCTCGGGCAGCTCGTCACGCCAGGCCGCGAGCCAGTCCTCGTGGATCTCGTGCGTGACCTCGGGATGGAACTGGACCGCGAGCAGCCAGTCGCCGCGCCGGAACGCCTGGTTGGCGTACTGCGGCGACCCGGCGAGGCGCTCGACGCCGTCGGGCAGGTCGAACGTGTCGCCGTGCCACTGCACGAAGCGCGCGCCCGCCGCGTGGCGGACGGGGGAGTCCTCGCCGGCCTCGGTGAGTTCGACGCCGAGCCAGCCGACCTCCTTGCGCGGCCCGCGGTACACGTCGGCGCCGAGGGCGGCAGCCAGCAGCTGGGCGCCCAGGCACACGCCGAACACGGGAGCCTCGGCCGCGATGCGGGCGCGGAGCAGGTCGAGCTCCGCCGCGAGGTAGGGGTACTCGTCGGCCTCGTACACGCCCTCGTCGCCGCCGAGCACGACGACGAGGTCGGCGGTCAGGGGGTCGATCGCGGTCACGTCGCCCGTCGGGGCGTCGAACACGCGCACCTCGTAGCCGTGCGCCTCGAGCGTCGGGCCGAGGTTGCCCAGGCCGATCGCGGAGTCGTGGCGGAGCACCAGGGCGACGGGAGTGCCGGCCGTGCCGGCGGCATCCGTCATTCGAGCCCCTTGATGACGATCGCGTCGGTCGGCGGCGCGGCCAGGTTCGGATCGACGTACACGTCGGGTTCGATGTAGATCACGCGGGCCGCGGGCACCGCATCTCGGATGCGCCGCTCGATGACGTTCGTGGCGGTCGAGACCTCGAGCAGCCGCTGGTCGGCATGGAACCCGACCTTCGCGGCGACGAGCAGCTCGTCGGGACCGAGGTAGAGGGTCTTCATGTGGATGATGCGCTCGGCCTCCGGGCCGGCGAGGATCGCGGACTCGATGCTCGCCGCATCGCTCTCGTTCGCGCCCTCGCCCACGAGCAGGCTCTTCGTCTCGACGCCCAGGATGATCGCGACCACGATCAGGAGCGTGCCGATCATGAGCGTGCCGACCGCATCCCACAGCGGATCGCCGGTCAGCACCGTGAGGCCCACGCCGAAGAGGGCGAACACGAGGCCGGTGAGCGCGGCGACGTCCTCGAGCAGCACGACGGGCAGTTCGGGCGCCTTGGCGCGCCGGACGAACTGCACCCAGCTCTGCCTGCCGCGCACCTTGTTCGACTCGACGACCGCGGTGCGCAGCGAGAACGACTCGAGCAGGATCGCGATCAGGAGGACCAGGATGGGCAGCCACGCGTTCGTGAGCTCGTGCGGGTGGGTCAGCTTGTCGATGCCCTCGTAGATCGAGAACATGCCGCCGACCGAGAACAGGATGATCGACACGACGAACGCGTACACGTACCGCTCGCGGCCGTAGCCGAACGGATGCTCGCGGTCGGCGGCCTTCTTCGCCTGGCGCCCGCCGACGAAGAGCAGCAGCTGGTTGCCGGCATCCGCGACCGAGTGGATGGCCTCCGCGAGCATCGACGCCGAACCCGAGAAGAACCACGCGATGAACTTGGTGATCGCGATGCCCGTGTTCGCGAGGAATGCCGCCAGGATCGCCTTCGTGCCGCCGGATGCGCTCATGCGCCAATCCTAGGATGGCTGCCATGACCACCACCCCGACCGTCGAACTGCCCGCGATCGCCTTCCTCGGGGCCGGGTCGATGGCCCGCGCCATCCTCGCCGGGCTGCTCGCTCCGCACGTCGCGGTCGAGGGCGGCATCCGCGCCACCAACCGCAGCGCCGAGCGCGCGGCCGAGTTCGACGACGAGCCGCGGGTGCGCGCGTTCGCGACCGAGACGGATGCCGCGGCCAACCGCACCGCGGTCGACGGCGCGAAGCTCGTGGTCGTCGCCGTGAAGCCCGCGATGGTGCCGGGCCTGCTCGACGAGATCGCGGACGCCCTCGAACCGGGCGCGGTCGTCGTGAGCGTCGCGGCGGGCGTCACGGTCGCGACGTTCGAGGCGCACCTGCCCGAGCAGGTCTCGGTCGTGCGGACGATGCCGAACACGCCCGCCGTCGTCGGCCGCGCCGTCACCGGCGTCTCCGCGGGCACGCGTTCCAGCGAGGCCGACCTCGCGCTCGTCGTGTCGCTCTTCGAGACGGTCGGCGAGGTGCTCGTGGTCCCCGAGTCGCAGCTCGATGCGCTCTCGACGATCTCGGGGTCCGGGCCGGCGTACGTGTTCCTGCTCATCGAGGAGCTGACGAAGGCGGCAGTCGCGAAGGGGTTCACGACCGAGCAGGCGCGAACCATGGTCGAGGGCACCTTCCGGGGTGCGAGCGAGCTGCTCGCGGTATCCGACGACGACCCTGCCGAGCTGCGCCGTCGGGTGACGAGCCCGAAGGGCACCACCGAACGTGCGGTCGCGGTCCTGCAGGACGCCGGACTCGCCGACCTGTTCGCGCGGGCGACGGATGCCGCGCTCGCCCGCGCGCGAGAGCTGGCGGCCGGGGCGTGAGCATCGCGCCGCTCGCACCGCGCGCGCCGCTCGACCTCGACGGCGACCCCCGGTTCGGCTGGCGCGGCGTGATGCTCGACGTCGCACGCCGGTTCCGCCCGCTGCCCGAACTGCGGCGATTCATCGACCTGCTCGCCGCGCACGGGCTCAACGTGCTGCAGCTGCACCTCACCGACGACCAGGGCTGGCGGTTCGAGGTGCGCGCCTACCCGCGCCTGGCCGAGGTCGGCGGCCGCAGGTCGGCGTCGCAGGTCGGCCACGGGCCGTCGGCGACGCTCGACGGCGTGCCGCACCAGGGGGCGTACTCGCAGGCCGAACTGCGCGAGCTCGTCGCGTACGCGGCGGCACGCGGCATCCGCCTGGTGCCCGAGATCGACGTGCCGGGCCACGCGCAGTCCATCCTCGCCGCCCACCCCGAGTTCGGGGTCGGCGGGGTCGAGGCGGTGCGCGCGCGCGTCGCCGAGCCGTGGACGCGCTTCGGCATCAGCGACGAGGTGCTGAACGTCGAGGAGTCGACGGTCGCGTTCGTGTGCACCGTGTTCGACGAACTGTGCGACGTGTTCGACTCCGACGTCGTCGGGATCGGCGGCGACGAGGCGCAGAAGCGGCGCTGGCGCGACGACCCGCGCACCCAGGAGCTCATGGCCGAGCGCGGCCTCGCCGACGAGGACGAGCTGCAGGCGTGGTTCCTCGGGCGGGTGGCCGCCCACCTCGCCGGGCGCGGACGTCGCGTCATCGGGTGGGACGAGATGCTCGAGGGAGCGGATGCCGCGGCGGCGGTGCCGCCGCTGCCCTCGGACGCCGTCGTCGCGTCATGGCGCGGACCGGTCGGTGCCGAGCTCGGCGCGCGCCTCGGGCACGACGTCGTGCTCTGCCCCGACCTGTGGACCTACTTCGACTACCGGCAGTCGGATGCCGCGGAGGAACCGATCCCGGTCGGCACCGTGCTCTCGCTCGAGGACGTCGCGGCGTTCGACCCCGTGCCCGACTCGGCGCCGGACGGGTTCGCCGAGCGCGTCGCGGGCGTGCAGGCCAACGTCTGGACCGAGCACCTCGACACCCGCGATCGCCTCGACTACGCGGTCTTCCCTCGCCTCGGCGCGTTCGCCGAGGTCGCCTGGAACGGCGGCCCGCTCGACTGGGGCTCGTTCGCGACGCGACTGCCCGCGTACCTCTCCTGGCTGGCCGAGCAGGGCGTCGACTACCGCCCGCTCGAGGGCCCTCGACCCGACCAGCAGCGGCCGGGCGTGCCGGGGGTGCCGCGCTCGCGCGAGGAGCGCCTCGCCGAACTCGCTCGGCTCACGGCCTCCCTCGCACGCTGACGCTCGCGGCCGTCACGCACCGGAACGACGACGGCGCTGCCTCAGCCGCGCCGCTCGAGCAGCGTCATGACCTCGAAGTGCGGCGTCTGCGGGAACATGTCGAACACGCGCGCCCGAACGGGCCGGTACGAGGGCATCGCGGCGAGGTCCTTCGCGAGCGAGACGGCGTTGCAGCTCGAGTAGAGCACGTGGCGGATGCCGGATGCCTCGAGCCATCCGCTCAGCTCGGCGCCGATGCCGCGACGCGGCGGGTTCACGACCACGAGGTCGGGCGCCTCGTCGGCCGGGGCGTCGAGCGCGAAGCGCGTGGCATCCCCGGATTCGAACCGCACCCGGTGGAGCGCGGCATCCGTTCGGCTGAGCTCCGCGCTCGCGACGGCCTCGACGCTCGTCTCGATGCCGGTGACGGCGGGGCCCTCGTCGGGGTCGCCGCCCGCGAGGTGCAGCGCGAAGCCGCCGACGCCCGAGTAGAGGTCCCATGCCGAGGCGGGTGCGAGGTCGGTGATCCAGTCGCGCGCCTCGGCGTAGAGGGCCGCCGCGATGGTCGTGTTCGTCTGGAAGAAGCTCTGCGGGCGCAGGTGCATCGTCACGTCGTTCAGGCGCATCGCGAGCGTCTGCTGTTCGGTGAGCACGATCTCGTGCTCGCCCTCGAGTACGGCCTTGTGCTCGGGCAGCACGTTCACGCTCACCACCCGCGCGTTCGGCAGGTCGGCGAGCAGCGTCGGCAGGTGCTTGCGGATGCGCGCCACCGGCTCGGTCGAGCGCAGCACGAAGCGGATCATGAGCTCGCCGTCGGGCGACTCGGTGACGATGAGGTGCTTCAGCTCGCCCGTGCGGCGCGGCACGTCGTAGGGCGTGATGCGCGACAGCGTGATGAACCGGGCGATCGGCCCGAATGCGGCGCGGTGACCGGGGGAGCAGATGCCGCAGGCCTGGAGGTCGACGCCGTGGCCGTCGGCGTCGAGGATGCCGATCGTGGGCGCGTCGACCGTGCCGCCGACGACCATCTTCGCCTTGTTGCGGTAGTCGCGCTCGCCCGAGGCGACGGGCGGCGCCCACTCGGCCACATCGAACGGCGCCAGCAGGTCCTCGGCGCGCGCCTGCTTCTCCGCGAGCTGCGCAGGGTACGGCCGACCCATGAGCGTGCACGACCGGCAGCGCCCCGCGTCGAAGTAGGCGCAGTCCACGTCATCAAGCGTAGGCGGCCGACGCGAGCCGGATCGTGTCGCGTGCACGGCGACCGCCCCGGGCGCAGGTACGCTCACGATGAAATCAGGAGTCGCCCATGGAACCGCTCGACGTCATCGCGCTGGCCGGCGAGGTGGTCGCGTGGATCGCGCTCACCTCCGGGCTCGCGCTGCTGCTCGCGTTCGCCTTCGCACGGATGGCCGACGGGACGTGGGATCCGACCGAGGTCGCGATCCTCCAGCGCCCCGACGGAGACCTCGTCCGCTGGTTCGCCGGCGGCGAGTTCCATGAGCGCCCCCTCGAGGCCCACGAGCACGCGCGCCACGGCGACGAGGGCGAACTCGTCGGCTGGGTCCGGCGACGCACCCCCGAACGACTGCGATTCGAGGCGTCGTCGCACGTGCCGCGCGTGCTCGGAACGCTCGCCGTGATCCTGCTCGTCGTGGGCGTCGCCGCGACGGTCGCGTCGACCGTCGCCGGCGCGGTCGCCTGAGCCCGGCGGACGGATCCGTCGGTGCGGCATCCGCCCCGCGGCATCCGCCCCGCCCGCCCTATTCGAGCGCCGCGAACTTCTCGATGTCGCCCTCGGTGCCCGAGACGATGATGAGGTCGTGCGTGGTCACGACCGTGTGCTCGGTCGCGTACGTGAACGGCTTGCCGGGGCTCTTGACCCCCACCACGGTGACGCGGTGGCGTGAGCGCACGCCCGACTCCGTGAGCGTCTTGCCCCGGATCGGCTTCGGCGGGTACATCTTCACGAGCGCGAAGTCGTCGTCGAACTCGATGAAGTCGAGCATGCGGCCCGACACGAGGTGCGCCGTCCGCTCGCCCGCCTCGCGCTCGGGGTAGATGACGTGGTTCGCGCCGATGCGCTCGAGGATCTTGCCGTGCGAGCTCGAGATCGCCTTCGCCCAGATCTGCGGGATCTTCAGGTCGACGAGGTTCGCGGTGATGAGCACCGATGCCTCGACCGACGATCCCACCGCGCACACCGCGATCGAGAACTCCTGCGCGCCGATCTGCTTCAACGCGTCGAGCGACTTCGCGTCGGCGACGACCGCGTGCGTGACGCGCTCCGCCCACTTCTGCACCAGGTTCTCGTCCTCGTCGACCGCGAGGACCTCGCGGCCGAGCCGGTCGAGCTGGCCGGCCGTGGCGGCGCCGAACCGCCCCAGGCCGATGACGAGCACCGGCGCGTCGTGCTTGATGCGATCAACCAACGATGGGCCTCTCTTCCGGTCGTTTGAACAGCTGGCGCTTCTGGGTCGCGGCGAACGCCGCAGCGAGGGTGACCGTGCCGACACGCCCCATGAACATCGTCAGCGCCATCACGTACTTGCCCTCGGGCGGCAACGACTCGGTGAGCCCGGTCGAGAGGCCGCACGTGGCGAACGCCGAGATCACGTCGAACAGCACGAAGTCGAGCGGAGACTTCGTGATCTGGGTGATGATCACCGTCGAGACCGCCACGATCGTGGCGCCCCACAGCACGACGCTGACCGCCAGGCGCAGCATGTCGCGCGGGATGCGGCGGCCGAACGCCTCCATCGCCGGCTTGCCGCGCGCCTCCGCGTAGGCGGCGAGGAACAGCACGGCGAGCGTGGTCACCTTGATCCCGCCCGCGGTGGACGCGGACCCGCCGCCGACGAACATGAGCATGTCGGTCACGAGCAGGCTCGAACCGTACATGTCGGCCATGTCGATGGTCGCGAAACCGCCCGACCTGGTCATGGTCGACATGAAGAACGCCTCGTAGAGGGTCTTGCCGAATCCGAACGAACCGTACGTCCTGGGATTGTCGTACTCGAGCACGAGGAAGGTGATGGCGCCGGCGAACCACAGCGCGACGGTCGTCGTGATCGTGAGCTTCACGTGCACGCTCCAGCGCCGCGGCGAGCTCCAGGTGCGCAGGAGCGCGAAGATCACGGGGAAGCCGAGGCTGCCGAGGAACACCGCGATCATCATGAGCGACTGGAACCAGTAGTCGTCGAAGAACTCGACCGGCCCCTCGGGGTTCGGATTGAACCCGGTGTTGGTGAACGCGCTCACCGCGTAGTACGCCGAGTACCACAGGCTCGTGCCGAAGTCGTATCCCTTCGCGAGCACGCTCGGGATCATCCCGACCATGATCACGGCCTCGATCGCGAGCGTGCTCACCGCGACGGTCGCAAGGAGCCCGCCGACCTCGCCGAGCCGGATCGCCTGACGCTCCGACACCGGGCCGGCGTGCGCCCGAGACGGGTTGGTGTCGCTCGCGGCGATGAGCTTGGCCCGAAGGCCGAGCCGCCGCGAGATCACGAAGCCGAGGATCGAGGCGAGCGTGAGCACGCCCATGCCGCCGATGTTCATGCCGATGAAGATGACCGCATTGCCGAACGGCGACCAGTGGGTGGCCATGTCGACCGTGGTCAGCCCGGTGACGCAGATCGTCGAGACGGCCGTGAAGAACGCGTCGTACAGCGGCGTGCCCCCGGTGCCGGTGCCGGCGCGCGCGAGCGGAAGCGAGAGCAGCGCGGTCGTGAGCAGGACCAGCGTCGCGAACACGAGGATCGCGAATCGCGACGGCGAGCTGCGGATGATCCCGCCGCCGAAGGCGCGGACGCGCATGAGCCACGAGCGCCGGGCGGGACCCCGACGACCCACGGCTTGCGCGGCCATCAGCCCTCCATCCGCTCGACGCGTGAGTCATGGTACTCCCCGCCCCCGTCGCGGACTGACTACCCTTGCACCATGGCGGACATCTTCGACGTGGTGGCGGACCCGACCCGGCGCGACATCCTCGCGGTCCTGCTCGATCGCGAGACCACGAAGCCGGAGTCCGGTGGCGAGATCAGCGTGGGCGAGATCGTCACCGCGCTCGGCGTGAGCCAGCCGACCGTGTCCAAGCACCTGAAGGTCCTGCGCGAGGCCGGCCTGGTCGCGGTCCGCGAGGAGGGCCAGCACCGCTACTACCGGCTCGACCGGGCTCCGCTCGAACTGCTCGAGGACTGGTTGATCCCGTTCGTGACGACGGATGCCGCGGCCGACGCGGCCACGCTCGCCGGCGCCGACGCGGAGGACCTCGAGATCCCGCTCAACGACGACCAGCGGGCATTCGCCTCCGCCCTCGGCAAGGCGTTCGCCGAGACCGCGCACCAGGTGTCGGCCGTGGTCGCGCCGAAGCGCCGCCGGTAGCGCCGGCACGGGCGCTCGCCGCGCACGCGGCCGTCGCTAGCGCTTGCGTTCGCGCGGGGCGCCGAGGCGCTTGACCATCTCGAGCTCCAGCCCGCCCGGCTCCAGTTCGTACGGACGGCTGCTGCCGCTCAGCACGAAGCCGTGACGCTCGTAGAAGCGACGGGCGCGCGGGTTGTCCTCGTGAACCTCGAGACGCAGCGTGTCGGAACGCAGTGCCGCCCACCGCTCGATCTCGGCCAGCAGGGCGGCCGTGACGCCGACGGCCTCGCCGCGACGGTCGGGCGAGACGTAGACGCCGACGAGGAGCGGGCCCGTCGCGGCATCCGGCACGTAGCAGCCCATGGTGCCGACCC comes from the Agromyces marinus genome and includes:
- a CDS encoding TrkH family potassium uptake protein, with amino-acid sequence MAAQAVGRRGPARRSWLMRVRAFGGGIIRSSPSRFAILVFATLVLLTTALLSLPLARAGTGTGGTPLYDAFFTAVSTICVTGLTTVDMATHWSPFGNAVIFIGMNIGGMGVLTLASILGFVISRRLGLRAKLIAASDTNPSRAHAGPVSERQAIRLGEVGGLLATVAVSTLAIEAVIMVGMIPSVLAKGYDFGTSLWYSAYYAVSAFTNTGFNPNPEGPVEFFDDYWFQSLMMIAVFLGSLGFPVIFALLRTWSSPRRWSVHVKLTITTTVALWFAGAITFLVLEYDNPRTYGSFGFGKTLYEAFFMSTMTRSGGFATIDMADMYGSSLLVTDMLMFVGGGSASTAGGIKVTTLAVLFLAAYAEARGKPAMEAFGRRIPRDMLRLAVSVVLWGATIVAVSTVIITQITKSPLDFVLFDVISAFATCGLSTGLTESLPPEGKYVMALTMFMGRVGTVTLAAAFAATQKRQLFKRPEERPIVG
- a CDS encoding ArsR/SmtB family transcription factor, with the translated sequence MADIFDVVADPTRRDILAVLLDRETTKPESGGEISVGEIVTALGVSQPTVSKHLKVLREAGLVAVREEGQHRYYRLDRAPLELLEDWLIPFVTTDAAADAATLAGADAEDLEIPLNDDQRAFASALGKAFAETAHQVSAVVAPKRRR
- a CDS encoding GNAT family N-acetyltransferase, with the protein product MPLRDRSALVIRTTREDDWREVRDLRLEMLRDTPIAFGDTLERAATYDEAEWRTRAKRGESNEQTVIVAIERERWVGTMGCYVPDAATGPLLVGVYVSPDRRGEAVGVTAALLAEIERWAALRSDTLRLEVHEDNPRARRFYERHGFVLSGSSRPYELEPGGLELEMVKRLGAPRERKR